GCGCGTAACGCGGCGATGACGGAATCGTAACGATGGGGGTCGCCGCTTTTCTTCGCGCCGAAGACTGCGGAACCGGCGACGAATGCATCGGCGCCGGCCTCAGCGATCTTACGGATGTTATCGACCTTCACGCCACCGTCGACTTCGAGGCGAATGTCGCGGCCGCTGGCATCGATCAAACGGCGCGCCTCGCGCAACTTGGTGAGGGTCGATGGGATGAAGCTCTGGCCGGCGAAGCCGGGGTTGACCGACATGATGAGGATCATATCGATCTTGTCCATGACGTAATTCAAGTAATCGAGCGGCGTTGCCGGATTGAATACGAGCCCAGCCTTGCAACCGTGTTCACGAATCAACGACAACGAACGGTCGACATGCTCGCTGGCCTCGGGATGAAACGTGATGTAACTCGCGCCGGCGGCGGCGAAATCGGGAATAAGGCGATCGACCGGCTTTACCATCAGGTGCACGTCGATGGGGGCGGTTACGCCATGCTTACGTAACGCTTCGCATACCAGCGGGCCGATCGTGAGATTCGGCACGTAGTGATTATCCATGACATCGAAGTGGACCCAGTCGGCGCCGGCGGCCAGCACTTGCGTGACTTCCTCGCCGAGCCGGGCGAAGTCGGCCGAAAGAATCGAAGGGGCAAGCTTGTAGTCGCGCATAGGGTCGGCTCGGGACAACGTCGGCATTGCACTTTAACCGATCGGTCTCGGGTTTTCAGCCGGGCGCCGGCCGCCGCCTCTCCCGCCAGATGCCCCTATGTTAAGATTCCGCGCCCTAAACGCCCAAGCCACGATCAGCAGAGCAACCATCACCGATGCAAGCAGAATCGAAAAGCGTTACCAAACGGACCGGTCTGAAGAAATTCCTGCACGATATCGTCCACCGGCGCCATCGCTTCCGTCAGTTCCTCGGCATCGCCATTCTCATCCTGCTGACCATCGTCGGTGCGCCGACTCATCGGCCGATGTTTATCGTCGGCGCGATCCTCGCCGTGCTCGGTGTGATCGTTCGGCTGTGGGCCTCGGGCCACGTGAAGAAAGACAAGGTGCTGGCGACTACCGGACCGTACGCTTATGTGCGCCATCCGCTGTATGTCGGCAATCATTTGCTGATGTTCGGCTTCTGTCTGGCCTCCGGCTGGTGGTGGAGCTTCATCCTCTTTGTCGCGTTCAATCTGTATTTCTACCCGCAAACCATCCGCCACGAAGATCAATTGCTGGCGCGTCTATTTCCCGGTCAGTGGGAAGCCTGGAACAAACAGACGCGGGCGCTGATCCCGCGACTGACGCCGTACCAATCCGGCCAGACGTCCGAGTGGTCGTTCACCCAGAGTCTGCGTAAAAACGGTGAGCCGATCATCGCCGCGCTGTTGGTGTGGTGCTTGTATCTGCTTTATATGCGTCTGCCTGCCTAACGCTTCGACCATGACTTCCCGCCTCGATGCGGCGACAGCGCAGGCGTTGGTCGAGTGGATCGAGCGGTACACGCGCACCGGCGGCACCGCCCATGCCCGCGGTTATCAAGGCCAGACTTATTTATATGAAGCAAACGGCCAGCGACTGATCGTTAAAGTCGCGTTGGGCACCGGTGTGCGTGGTTGGTTTTCGCGCTGGACGTTGCGGCGCGAGCACAATGCGTACCAACGGCTCGACGGCTTCGCCGGCAGCCCGCCGTGTCATGGATTGCTAGGCGGGCGCTACCTCGTGCTTGACTACATCGACGGCGTGCCGCTACGCGACGCGCCGATTGCGGATCGGCAGCTCTTCTTCGACACGCTGTTGGAATACATCAAGGAACTGCACCAACGCGGTGTGGCGCACGCCGATCTCAAGCGCAAAGACAACTTATTGGTCATCGACGGTCGTCGGCCGTGCCTGATCGACTACGGCGCCGCCATCGTCCAGAAACGCGGGTTCACGCCGTTCAATCGTTTTTTCTACGACCTGGCGCGGCAATTCGATTTCAACGCGTGGGTCAAACTAAAGCATCGTTACATCGAGCAGGCGCCCGCCGCCGACCTCGCCTATTACAAGCTGACGCGCATCGAGTGGCTGGCGCGGCGGATCAAGCGGGCGTATCTCGCGATCAAGCCGCGGTAGTCATGACTTGTCGGGATCGAGATCGGGATACTGCCGAATGATCGGCGTCATGAGCTCGGTGTAAATCCGCCCCATGACTTTCCCGATCTCGCGTCGAACGGCCGATTGTTCGTCCTTGTCGGCAATGTTGTTCGCCAGTGAGGTGGCAGCGTTCAACGGACCGGTCAGCGCAACGAAATTTTTCATCAGTTGCTCTGCCGTCTTCCGGTCCATTGCAGTTACCTCGTAAGGCTCAGCGGAAGTAGATCGTCGCGAACGCGCCGATGACATCCTGACGACTTTCCGGCTGCCAGACAATCACGGAATCATCGCGCTCTTGGTCGGAGGCATCGAAGCGATAGCTATCGTAGTAGAGACCGAAACCCCAACGCGGCCGGCCGCCGGCCAAAAAGTCCATGGAGGCACGGGCAAACAGCGAGAGCCGGCCTTTGGGTTCGAGCGTCACGTCATACGAGTCGGGCAGCTCTTCGGTATAAAGCGGATACTTGAGGCCGGTACGAACGCTGAAACGTGCGGTCGGCGCGGTCCAGTAACCGCCGGCGCCGCCAACCGCATAAAACACGGTCCAGTCCTCGGTCGCCCCAGAGACGGTATCGCTGCCGTCGATCTTGCGTTTCCAGGTATCGATGCCGCCACCGGCGAACAACTCGAAACCTGAGGTGCGACCGAACCGGCGCGCCATGGTGGCGCCAAGCTGGAGACCGCTGTATTTCGTTTCCGTCTGGTAAGGCGTGCAACTACCGCTGAGGGTACACGCCTGGCCGTCGTAATCGACCGTTCCAAAATAAAGCGTGCCTTGCGCTTCCAATAGCCAACGTTGTTCCGCGAACGGCGTCCGCCAGATCGCACCGAGGTGGTATCTCGGTCCGTCCTCCTTGAGCAGACGATCGCCGTCGGCGTCGTATTCTTTCCAGGTGAAGTCCTCACGGCGCAATTGCAGCGCCACTTCGGCGGATGCTTCACCGGCGATGCCAAACACGAGCAGCACCACGCTCGCCAACGGTTTCCAATTCAACATGCAACCTCCCAATTTTTGTTCATTACGGTAGACGGCTACCGCGTAATCCTAGCACTCACCGGCGGTTATTTGGTGGGCCACTTCCAGTCCCGTACCGCCGGCATATCTTCGCCGTGACGGGTGATGTAATCGTGGTGTTCGATCAAGCGATCGCGCAGGAATTGCTTGAAGTAGGCGGCGGTCGGACTCAGGCCGGGGACGCGGTCGACGACGTCGCCGGCCAGGTGATAACGGTCGAGCTCGTTGCGCACGGCCATGTCGAACGGCGTGGTCGTGCTGCCCTCTTCCTTGTAGCCGCGTACGTGCAAATTGTCGTGATTGGTGCGGCGGTAGGTCAACCGGTGAATCAGCCAGGGGTACCCGTGGTAGGCAAAAATGATCGGCCGGTTAGCGGTGAACAACAGGTCGAAATCGCGATTCGACAAACCGTGCGGATGCTCCTCGCGCGGTTGCAGCGTCATGAGGTCGACGACGTTGATCACGCGCACGCGCAATTCCGGCAAGTGCTGACGCAATAGATCGACCGCGGCCAGCGTCTCGATCGGACGACGTGATCGATGAAACCGGGATCTTGATGCGAGAAGCCGTTGTGATCCTGGCGCCAGACATGCGACGTCAGCAAATAATTGAACGACGCAATCGCCCGCCGCCACGGCACCGTCTTGCTCACTTTCAGCCACTTCGCATGCTGGTTGAACATCGAGTCGACGATGTGCACAAACGCCTCGTAACAAGTGAACAAACCGTGGCGGCCGGTCAAGAGATAACCCTCGAGCCAACCCTGGCACATGTGCTCGGACAAAATTTCCATGTGCGACCGTTGGCGCTGAGATGATCGTCATGTGGCGCAAGCTCCGCCTGCCAAACCCGATCGGTCACCTCATACATCGCGCTCAACCGATTGGATCCGGCCTCGTCAGGAGCAACGACGCGAAAATTGACACCGTCCAGATTGCGCGCCATCACGTCGCGCAGAAATTTACCTAACTCACGCGTCGCCTCGGCGTCGCTCGCGCCCGGCTGCTCGACCGCAACCGCATAGTCGCGAACATCCGGCAATTTCAGCTCGCGCAGCAATAAACCGCCGTTAGCATGCGGATTGGTGCCGAGCCGGCGCGCACCCTTCGGCACCAATGCCATAAGCTCGGGCCGCGGCCGGCCGGCGTCGGTGAACAATTGTTCCGGCCGATAACTCTTCAACCAATTTTCCAGCAGCGCCCGATGCGCCGGATTGGTTCGCACCTCACCGAATGGAACTTGATGCGAATGCCAATGCCCTTCGACCGGCCGGCCGTCGACCTCCTTCGGCCCAGTCCAACCCTTGGGGGTACGCAGCACGATCATCGGCCACAGCGGCCGCGCCGGCTTGCCGGTACGACGCGCGGCTTGCTGAAACGCTTGGATCTCGTCGACGATCGCATCGAGCGTCGCCGCCATCTGCTCGTGTACCGCTTCCGGCTGCGAGCCTTCGACGAAGTGCGGTCGATAGCCGCAACCGAGAAAATAATCTTCAAGCTCGGTGCGGCGGACACGTGGTTCCCGTATGACTTCGCTCATCGGCATTCCCTCCTTGGGTTTTGCACATACATTCCAGGGTTAAGGGAGCGCGGTCGCCCAGGCGTGTGCTCACGGTTCGACGGCGAGCGAGCGGTTGCGTTCCCTTATCAACTGACGTCAATGTGGGAACAGCAAGGAAGCTACGACCGACGTTACTTGCGGCGATCGCTCAGCAGGTATTTCACAAGTGCGGCAATGACCAGAATGATGATTACCCAGATAAAAATAGCGCGCATACCGTCCCCAACCGTCGTTAGAAGAAATTATCCGCCGCCAGCCGCCGTCTTTTGCCACTGGGCGTATACCTCGGGCGGCCAAAGCGTTTGACACCAGGCGATCACATCGGCGATCTGCGCGTCGGTTAGGCGACCGTTCCAGACGGGCATTACCAGCTCGCCATCGCGCTTCATGCCGTCCCTAACACTGGCCATGAGCTGCGCGCGCGAGCGCTTCCAGTCGTTGCCAGTCCCGTTTAGCGGCGGCGCCGCCACCACGCCCGGTGTTTGCCAATCGGGATGCCCTTCGGCCTCGGGTCCGTGGCACTGGGCGCAATGCTCTAGGTATAGCTGTGCACCGCCGTCGAGCGACGCTAGTGATTTCATATCGCCGACGGTTAGCACGGTCGACGACTCGGAGGATGTCGGCGTCGGGTCGCGGCTGCAGGCGCAAACCCACAACCCCAACCCCACCACCACCCATACCGTTTGCTTCATCGCCTGACCCCCGCTGTTCCGTTAATCATAGTGCGGGGATTAGGGGAATTAGAAGCGCTACTGCCGACCTTTACGTGGTCAATCGGCGCAGGGCCTCGCGGTATTTTTCCGCGGTCTTGGTCAGTACGTCGGCCGGCAACTTCGGCGCCGGCGGCTTCTTGCCCCAACCCAGGCTCTCCAAATAATCACGGACATATTGCTTGTCGAAGCTCGGTGGGTTCGCGCCCGGGCGGTACTGATCGACCGGCCAGAAACGTGACGAGTCGGGCGTCAGCACTTCGTCGATCAGCGTAATGTTGCCTGGCGCATCGAGGCCGAATTCGAATTTGGTATCGGCGATGATGATGCCGCGTGTCAGTGCAAACGAAGCCGCCTCTTTATAGAGGGCGATGCTGAGCGCACGCACGCGCTCGGCGATGTCGTTACCGATAATTTGCGCGGCTTTAGCGAAGTCGATGTTTTCGTCGTGGGCGCCGACGGCCGCCTTGGTCGACGGGGTAAAAATCGGCTCGGGCAAACGATCGGCCTCGCGCAATCCCGGCGGCAGAGCGATGCCGCAGACGGTGCCGGACTTCTGATATTCCTTCCAACCGGAGCCCACCAAATAACCGCGCACGATCGCTTCGATCGGCAACGCTTTCAGCTTGCGCACGACAACGGCGCGACCTTCGACTTGCTGGCGCTCGGCGGCGTCTTGCAGCACCTGCGCCAGTGACACATCGGTCAATTGATTCGGAATGAGATGGCGCGTCCGCTCAAACCAGAAGTTCGACATCGCCGTCAACACGGTGCCTTTGCCGGGAATCGGATCCGGCAATACGACGTCGAACGCCGATAACCTGTCGGTGGTAACGATCAACATGTGCTGGTCGTCGATGTCGTAAATATCGCGCACCTTGCCGCGATGCCGCAGCGGCAAACTTTTCAGGCTCGATTCGAACAGCGCGTCGGACATGGTATCTCCTCGTTAAATTTTTGGTCGCGGTGCTGGCGCACCCGCATGGCGATTGGCGCGCATTTTAACCGACGCTTCGAGCACGACCATACTTACTTAATCCGCAATACGATCTTGCCGGCAATGTGCCGGCCACGGCTGCGCTCCTGGGCAACCGCCGCCTCTTCCAGACGCATCTCTTCCAGCCGCGGCGGTTTGATAACGCCGCGTGCCAGCAGATCGGCAATCTGGCTAAGGCGCGTGCCGTCGGGCTGGGCCGACACATAGCCGGTGCGCATTTTTCCCGCTTCGACAATATCCGGTCGATCCACGACCGACACCAACGTACCGCCGCGCTTCAATGCCCGATAGCTCTCGCGTAACACCGGCCCACCGACCGTATCCAGCACGACATCGACGCCGCCGGGTTCGCTTTTGTGCAACGCCTGCAGGAAGTTCGTGGCGGAATAATCGATCGCCTGATAAGCACCGAGCCGGCACACATAGTCGTGATTGCGCTTGCACGCGGTGGTATAGACCTTAGCGCCGATCGACCGCGCCAGCTGAATCGCCATGCCACCGACACCGCCGGCACCGCCATGGATCAACACCGTTTGCCCCGCCTGGATCTCGGCAAAATCGATCAACGCCTGCCATGCCGTCAGACCGGTCAGCGGAATCGTCGCGGCTTGCGCCAGATTGATAGTTGCCGGTACGCGCGCGACTGCCGTCACCGGCACACTTACGTACTCGGCATAGGTGCCCCATTGCACCGTCGGCTTGCGCGCGTAGGCAAAGACCCGTTCGCCAACCTTGTAACCGGTCACACCGGCGCCGAGCTGGCGCACGATCCCAGCCGCATCCCAACCCGGGATCAGCGGGAACATATGCGGCGACGATTCTCGCAGATAACCTTCGCGGACTTTCCAGTCGCTCGGATTGATGCTGGTATAGGGGAGCTCGATCAGAATCTCGTCGGCGGTAGGCGGCGGCACCGGCCGGTTCACCAGGTGGAGTTGGCCCGGTCCGCCGAACGCGTCGATCACTATCGCCTTCATGGCAGACACCTCCTCGACAGCAACTGACTTTACTGCGATGTCTTTCACAGGTCGAGATTGGGGAGACAAAACGCCCACGGAAAAACTGACGGCGAGCTCGTCTTATAAGCTTATGCTCACGAAGCGATTGACAGCAGCGCCGCCGACCGCAATGATTGCGCCATGCGTAAGGGCTTAACTCTCTGGTTCACCGGCCTATCCGGTGCAGGCAAATCCACTCTCTCCGTACCGGTGGCGGCGTTGCTTGCCGAGCACGGTCATCAAGTCGAAGTACTCGACGGCGATGAAGTGCGCACCCATCTGTCGAAAGGCCTCAGCTTTTCGAAAGAAGACCGGGACACCAATATTCGCCGCATCGGCTGGGTCGCTAAGACACTGTCGAAACACGGTATCGTCGCTATCACTGCCGCTATTTCGCCTTACCGCGAAATTCGCGACGAGGTACGCACGTCGATCGAAAAAGCCGGTGCCGGCTTTGTCGAAGTGTTCGTGACCTGCCCGATCGACGTGCTGGCCGAACGCGACGTGAAAGGCCTCTACAAAAAAGCCATTGCCGGCGAAATCAAACACTTCACCGGCGTGTCGGATCCGTACGAGCCGCCAACAAATCCCGACGTCGTCGTCGACTCTTCCAAAGAGAGCATCGACCAGAGCATCCGCAAGATCGCCGATAAGCTCAAAACGCTCGGTTACCTCGGCTGAGCTAAGCAATGCTGTTCGACCCCGACACGCTCAAGCGCAAGAGCGGGGAGCTGGAGTCCGCTTCCCCGCAGGAAATCTTGCGCTTTGCATTCGACACCTACCCGAAGATTGCGATCTCCACCGCTTTCGGCCTCGATGGTTGCGCGCTGATCGATATCGCCACCAAGATCAAGCCGGACGTGCAGGTGTTTACGATCGACACCGATTATCTGTTCGCCGAATCGCTGGCGCTACGCGATCGACTGATCGAGAAGTACCAGCTGAACTTGACGGTGCTCAAGCCGTTGTTAACGATCGAACAGCAGGCGCAGCAACACGGCGCCGATCTGTATAAATCCGATCCCGACAAGTGCTGCTCGATCCGCAAGATCGAACCCAATATACGAGCCATCGCCGGACTCGACGCCTGGATCGCTGGCCTAAGACGCGATCAGGCGAGAACGCGCGTCGACATCGACATTCTTGAACGCTACGATCATGACGACGGCACGCCGTATGTGAAGATACATCCGTTCGCCAACTGGGATCGCAAAACCATGTGGGCATATGTCATCGTCAACGAGGTTCCTTACAACCCGTTGCTCGATCAAGGCTACAAGAGTATCGGTTGCTGGCCATGCACAAAGCCGGTAGCCGAGGATGGCAACGAACGTGACGGCCGCTGGGCTGGTCAGGATAAGCTCGAGTGCGGCATACACACCTTCGCTAAACGAAAAGCATAACGTCGGGTTTACTAACCCGACGTCTCTTCTTCTGCTTTTGGCTCACCCTGCTCCTCGGTGGGCGCTGTCGGTGAATTATTTTCAGACGGCGACGTCGATGGCGACTTTGCCGATTTGACCAGCCAACCGGTAATGTCCTTGCCCAATGCTTTCGCACAACGCTCAAAAATTGAGCAAGTGCCGAACTGCATCGGATGACCTTTAGACTGGCGATTTTTGACGACCGAGCTCAGGACTTTTCCGTCGCGCTTCAATTCAGCGCGCACCGTGATCGATTTCGCGCCGGTCCACGGACCACCGCCGATACCGCCGACGTTGAGAATCGTTATAGAAAGGACCTGCCCGCTGGGAACCGGCGCGGCGCTGTCCAACCGCTCGCTCGCGGGAAACCGTTGCTTCACCTGCTCGAGGACGTGCGTATCCAATAATCCTTCGATACCACATTCCGTCCGCACTCGACCCATAACATGGGCGGTGGCGTCATATTCAGCCGCTTGGAGGTAGTACTTATCATCGGCATGGGCCAACGCAATCGACCCAAACGCCAACATCAACACTACTAAAAGCCGAAAGATCTTCAATTTCCCAACCCCTACTTAACCACCATTAGTGATGAAGCGCGTCGCCGCTGCGCGCACTATTTCAGCGCTATGTCGCCTACAAGATTTTCGACAGCGCACCACTCGTTAATTTTCAATTAATAATTGATTTGGTCAAAAAACAAGGAGCGTTGCGCGCTCCTTGTCCTTGCTGACGAACAAAAACATCGCCGACTAATTCTAATTAGTGACACGCGGATCGAGCTCGCCTTTGTCGTAGCGCTTGGTCATCGATTCCAAACCGATCGGCTTAACCTTCGGTGCCTGCCCGGCGCAACCGAACGCTTCATAACGGGCCTTGCAAATTTCCTTCATGCCCTTGGTAGCGACAGCAAGCCACTTGCGCGGATCGAACTCTTTTTTGTTCTCGTGGAAAAATTTACGCACCGCACCCGTCGATGCCATGCGTAGATCGGTGTCGATGTTGATCTTGCGCACGCCATGCTTGATGCCTTCGACGATCTCTTCCACCGGCACGCCATAGGTCTGGCCCATGTCGCCGCCGTAGGTGTTAATGATTTTGAGCCATTCCT
The Gammaproteobacteria bacterium DNA segment above includes these coding regions:
- the rpe gene encoding ribulose-phosphate 3-epimerase; the protein is MRDYKLAPSILSADFARLGEEVTQVLAAGADWVHFDVMDNHYVPNLTIGPLVCEALRKHGVTAPIDVHLMVKPVDRLIPDFAAAGASYITFHPEASEHVDRSLSLIREHGCKAGLVFNPATPLDYLNYVMDKIDMILIMSVNPGFAGQSFIPSTLTKLREARRLIDASGRDIRLEVDGGVKVDNIRKIAEAGADAFVAGSAVFGAKKSGDPHRYDSVIAALRAELAKANGIVT
- a CDS encoding phosphoadenylyl-sulfate reductase; translation: MLFDPDTLKRKSGELESASPQEILRFAFDTYPKIAISTAFGLDGCALIDIATKIKPDVQVFTIDTDYLFAESLALRDRLIEKYQLNLTVLKPLLTIEQQAQQHGADLYKSDPDKCCSIRKIEPNIRAIAGLDAWIAGLRRDQARTRVDIDILERYDHDDGTPYVKIHPFANWDRKTMWAYVIVNEVPYNPLLDQGYKSIGCWPCTKPVAEDGNERDGRWAGQDKLECGIHTFAKRKA
- the cysC gene encoding adenylyl-sulfate kinase — encoded protein: MRKGLTLWFTGLSGAGKSTLSVPVAALLAEHGHQVEVLDGDEVRTHLSKGLSFSKEDRDTNIRRIGWVAKTLSKHGIVAITAAISPYREIRDEVRTSIEKAGAGFVEVFVTCPIDVLAERDVKGLYKKAIAGEIKHFTGVSDPYEPPTNPDVVVDSSKESIDQSIRKIADKLKTLGYLG
- a CDS encoding isoprenylcysteine carboxylmethyltransferase family protein, which codes for MQAESKSVTKRTGLKKFLHDIVHRRHRFRQFLGIAILILLTIVGAPTHRPMFIVGAILAVLGVIVRLWASGHVKKDKVLATTGPYAYVRHPLYVGNHLLMFGFCLASGWWWSFILFVAFNLYFYPQTIRHEDQLLARLFPGQWEAWNKQTRALIPRLTPYQSGQTSEWSFTQSLRKNGEPIIAALLVWCLYLLYMRLPA
- a CDS encoding cytochrome c, whose translation is MKQTVWVVVGLGLWVCACSRDPTPTSSESSTVLTVGDMKSLASLDGGAQLYLEHCAQCHGPEAEGHPDWQTPGVVAAPPLNGTGNDWKRSRAQLMASVRDGMKRDGELVMPVWNGRLTDAQIADVIAWCQTLWPPEVYAQWQKTAAGGG
- a CDS encoding NADP-dependent oxidoreductase — its product is MKAIVIDAFGGPGQLHLVNRPVPPPTADEILIELPYTSINPSDWKVREGYLRESSPHMFPLIPGWDAAGIVRQLGAGVTGYKVGERVFAYARKPTVQWGTYAEYVSVPVTAVARVPATINLAQAATIPLTGLTAWQALIDFAEIQAGQTVLIHGGAGGVGGMAIQLARSIGAKVYTTACKRNHDYVCRLGAYQAIDYSATNFLQALHKSEPGGVDVVLDTVGGPVLRESYRALKRGGTLVSVVDRPDIVEAGKMRTGYVSAQPDGTRLSQIADLLARGVIKPPRLEEMRLEEAAVAQERSRGRHIAGKIVLRIK
- a CDS encoding nuclear receptor NHR-99 gives rise to the protein MDRKTAEQLMKNFVALTGPLNAATSLANNIADKDEQSAVRREIGKVMGRIYTELMTPIIRQYPDLDPDKS
- a CDS encoding phosphoribosylaminoimidazolesuccinocarboxamide synthase, coding for MSDALFESSLKSLPLRHRGKVRDIYDIDDQHMLIVTTDRLSAFDVVLPDPIPGKGTVLTAMSNFWFERTRHLIPNQLTDVSLAQVLQDAAERQQVEGRAVVVRKLKALPIEAIVRGYLVGSGWKEYQKSGTVCGIALPPGLREADRLPEPIFTPSTKAAVGAHDENIDFAKAAQIIGNDIAERVRALSIALYKEAASFALTRGIIIADTKFEFGLDAPGNITLIDEVLTPDSSRFWPVDQYRPGANPPSFDKQYVRDYLESLGWGKKPPAPKLPADVLTKTAEKYREALRRLTT